The following proteins are encoded in a genomic region of Arcobacter cloacae:
- a CDS encoding ATP-binding protein — protein sequence MKKILSIFKDPYIGPIFVISVILLVIMIFIIPKYSYENQKIIMEKKAVDIVNNLKKIRAYYTEHIIKELKNHPDITIDLDHKIKDGTIPLPATLLHDFTELLAEKDMEIKLYSEYPFENRKDRVLNDFQKESLSYLINNPTKIYSKIVKTPTEEKFAVAIPDIFFDQTCVNCHNTRIDSPKKDWKLGDVRGVIKVSVPVKHELYLSSNQVLTLFLILVTLILILGIHYTIMSMRRTKEHEEIRVNLEKEINERTKELQKSIKILNQYKNAVDSSSIVSKTDKYGKITFVNDEFCRVSKYTKEELIGKNHNIIRHEDMPKEIFKDLWETIKSKQIWKGQIKNKAKDGTSYYVASTIAPILNLDDEIEEYLAIRLDVSEIVEGQLKAKRADEAKSTFLANMSHEIRTPLNAIIGFSELLDKSQNLDTQSKKQAQIINSSAVSLLTIINDILDVSKIDSGNFTLSIEESNIILISENVVELFSKRAMEKHLKLVFNLDPNVPICIETDGVRLKQVLSNLLSNAIKFTPKNGVVSLNISLIENLNKKAKIRFEIEDTGIGIAKEKLLTIFDPFIQVDNKSNREYQGTGLGLSICSHIIKALNSNIFVQSIENQGTKFYFELEVKTCIDNLCINKNYLHHLNFKIINKNSSIFNHAKQYLELFGAIEDETKPIDIIIYCSVDNFEKDLQEIRKNHIDTALLILHEYENDLKNLDLNENEYALALPFYGSKINDAIEELLNKTDKRKIVINGIKKFNGKVLVAEDNSANQELISYILEEMGIEFTIKSNGLEILNEFKKESFDLILMDINMPVLDGVETFKQIRIYEKENNLEKTPIVALTANAIKGDKQRFLDIGMDNYLTKPINVKELKDIFDIYLADKILNEESE from the coding sequence ATGAAAAAAATATTATCAATTTTTAAAGACCCTTATATTGGACCTATTTTTGTAATTTCTGTAATTCTTCTTGTAATTATGATTTTTATAATTCCAAAATACTCTTATGAAAATCAAAAGATTATTATGGAAAAAAAAGCTGTTGATATTGTAAATAATCTAAAAAAAATAAGAGCTTATTATACAGAACACATAATAAAAGAGTTAAAAAACCATCCTGATATAACTATAGATTTAGATCATAAAATAAAAGATGGCACTATTCCCTTACCTGCTACTTTGCTTCACGACTTTACAGAACTTTTAGCTGAAAAAGATATGGAGATTAAATTATATAGTGAATATCCATTTGAAAATAGAAAAGATAGAGTTTTAAATGATTTTCAAAAAGAGTCTTTAAGTTATTTAATCAATAATCCAACAAAAATTTACTCAAAAATTGTAAAAACTCCAACAGAAGAAAAATTTGCTGTTGCAATTCCTGATATATTTTTTGACCAAACTTGTGTAAATTGTCATAATACAAGAATAGATAGTCCAAAAAAAGATTGGAAATTAGGAGATGTAAGAGGAGTAATTAAAGTAAGTGTTCCTGTTAAACACGAATTATATTTATCAAGTAATCAAGTTTTAACGTTATTTTTGATTTTAGTAACTCTAATACTAATTTTAGGTATTCACTACACTATTATGTCTATGAGACGAACTAAAGAGCATGAAGAAATAAGAGTTAATCTTGAAAAAGAGATAAATGAAAGAACAAAAGAGTTACAAAAGAGTATAAAGATTTTAAATCAATATAAAAATGCTGTAGATTCAAGTTCTATTGTTTCAAAAACTGATAAATATGGAAAAATAACCTTTGTAAATGATGAATTTTGTAGAGTTTCTAAATATACAAAAGAAGAATTAATTGGGAAAAACCACAATATCATAAGACATGAAGATATGCCAAAAGAGATTTTCAAAGATTTATGGGAAACTATAAAATCAAAACAAATCTGGAAAGGTCAAATAAAAAACAAAGCCAAAGACGGAACTTCTTATTATGTAGCTTCTACAATTGCTCCTATTTTAAATTTAGATGATGAGATTGAAGAGTATTTAGCTATAAGACTTGATGTCTCTGAGATTGTAGAAGGTCAACTAAAAGCAAAAAGAGCAGATGAAGCAAAATCTACATTTTTAGCAAATATGAGTCATGAAATAAGAACTCCATTAAATGCGATTATTGGATTTTCTGAACTTTTAGATAAATCACAAAATTTAGACACTCAAAGTAAAAAACAAGCACAGATTATAAATTCAAGTGCTGTTTCACTACTTACAATAATAAATGATATTTTAGATGTTTCAAAAATAGATAGTGGAAACTTCACCTTATCTATAGAAGAGTCAAATATTATTTTAATTAGTGAAAATGTAGTAGAACTTTTTTCAAAAAGAGCAATGGAAAAACATCTAAAACTTGTATTTAATTTAGACCCAAATGTTCCTATTTGTATAGAAACAGATGGTGTTAGACTAAAACAAGTTTTATCAAATCTGTTAAGTAATGCTATAAAATTTACTCCTAAAAATGGAGTTGTATCTTTAAATATTTCACTAATAGAGAATTTAAACAAAAAAGCAAAAATAAGATTTGAGATTGAAGATACAGGAATTGGAATTGCAAAAGAGAAGTTATTAACAATATTTGACCCATTTATTCAAGTTGATAATAAATCAAATAGAGAATATCAAGGAACAGGGTTAGGATTAAGTATATGTTCTCACATTATTAAAGCTTTAAATTCAAATATATTTGTACAAAGTATAGAAAATCAAGGAACAAAATTTTATTTTGAATTAGAAGTTAAAACTTGTATTGATAACTTATGTATAAATAAAAATTATTTACACCATTTAAATTTTAAAATAATAAATAAAAATAGTTCTATTTTTAATCATGCTAAACAATATCTAGAACTATTTGGTGCAATTGAAGATGAAACTAAACCAATTGATATAATTATTTATTGTTCAGTTGATAATTTTGAAAAAGATTTACAAGAGATTAGAAAAAATCATATTGATACAGCTTTATTAATTTTACATGAATATGAAAATGATTTAAAAAATTTAGATTTAAATGAAAATGAATACGCATTAGCTCTTCCTTTTTATGGCTCAAAAATCAATGATGCAATCGAAGAGCTATTAAATAAAACAGATAAAAGAAAAATAGTTATAAATGGAATCAAAAAATTTAATGGAAAAGTTCTAGTAGCAGAAGATAATAGTGCAAATCAAGAGCTAATCTCTTATATTTTAGAAGAAATGGGCATTGAATTTACCATAAAAAGTAATGGTTTAGAGATTTTAAATGAGTTTAAAAAAGAGTCTTTTGACTTAATTTTGATGGATATAAATATGCCTGTTTTAGATGGGGTTGAAACTTTTAAACAAATAAGAATCTATGAAAAAGAGAATAACTTGGAAAAAACACCTATAGTTGCCCTAACAGCAAATGCTATAAAAGGTGATAAACAAAGATTTTTAGATATCGGTATGGATAACTATCTTACAAAACCTATAAATGTAAAAGAGTTAAAAGATATCTTTGATATTTATTTAGCAGATAAAATTTTAAATGAGGAAAGCGAATGA
- a CDS encoding ATP-binding protein produces MKNMSIRIKLILLFVVIKVLPLLLIAYIAYKGAIELEKYVQDSTRFLNNQNKEIILNTANASIEDSIKNLDLKSQFTLERFSFEIANQVADFLYERDKDLLFLSKININENILKDFYANKTKDIIIHEDFTYDEKTNTWISTKAPTKEEREIKKAQLKDNEREFNFTDPLNFEKKSIPIYKEISYFDLNGKELYKISSIDNNLKDISNKKNTYINSETYFDEIKDLKEGEIYVSDVIGEYVKSKIIGTFTKAKTDKISIDFNPQEHGYAGKENPVGKRFEGIVRFVTPIYKNNQKIAYISLALDHEHIMQFTEKFDPTTPEAKQNISDASLGNYAFMWDYEGKSIAHPRHYSIVGYDKNTGKRAMPWLSSEVAQEFYASNKEINDFLKTYPTFVEQSNDKKPNMKQVLEDGNLGLDCRYLNFAPQCQGWMQLTQNGGYGSFIILWSNVWKLTTAAAIPYYTGKYGETKRGFGFVTIGANVDEFHAAANQTKTNITKILDEQTKQMEEIERANKYEVDKFVESLLHELTLATILMIIAIIAIALWISSYITSKIEKILIGTKKFAKNDFSYRLPITSNDEIGKLEEAFNYMAKNIEILLNNQNKALEKAQRADQAKSSFLANMSHEIRTPLNAIIGFSELLRNSKDLNTTNKKQADIIQSSANSLLCIINDVLDISKIESGKFQMSLEKTDLFIICENVVELFSKKASSKSIKLIFELDYKIPLCVLTDGIRLRQVLSNLLSNAIKFTHEYGQISINITLLEKVNNKSKIRFEVIDSGIGIEKDKLETIFSPFVQVDNKSNREYEGTGLGLSICNHIVKSIGSKIEVSSRIGSGSKFWFDVEFETCEESVGKKRENYYNGLNFKVDDMQSNTFHYAKRYLSIFGSINEPRDFDVIIHSFKTSKELEMVREEYKNTPILILLDDENYMESINKTPNEEIVALPFYPSKINDSLQELLMKTKKSVEKIQTKQIIKKQDRYKAKILVAEDNLANQELLKHILDTLEIECTMTNNGLEAFEEFKQNSYPLILTDINMPIMDGVEAFKQIRAYEEEHQLGKTPIIAVTANAIKGDKERFLELGMDDYISKPINTTDLKNILNRYLSNTKENKKENEPKEKNFIDSKKVAEKIGISENIATLIINKFKKDIHKDLAELKEFIEINDIDKTSQKAHYIKNSCLNVLLNDICELLNKLEDRTLSKDKKEEIFFKVEDMINQNI; encoded by the coding sequence ATGAAAAATATGTCAATTAGAATAAAGTTAATACTACTTTTTGTTGTAATAAAAGTTCTACCATTACTATTGATAGCTTACATTGCATATAAAGGTGCAATAGAACTTGAAAAATATGTTCAAGATAGCACAAGATTTTTGAATAATCAAAATAAAGAGATTATTTTAAATACAGCAAATGCTTCAATAGAAGATAGTATAAAAAATCTAGATTTAAAATCACAATTTACTTTAGAAAGATTCTCATTTGAAATTGCAAATCAAGTTGCTGATTTTTTATATGAAAGGGATAAAGATTTACTTTTTTTATCAAAAATAAATATCAATGAAAATATCTTAAAAGATTTTTATGCGAACAAGACTAAAGATATAATAATTCATGAAGATTTTACTTATGATGAAAAAACAAACACTTGGATAAGTACAAAAGCTCCTACTAAAGAAGAAAGAGAGATAAAAAAAGCTCAACTAAAAGATAATGAAAGAGAATTTAATTTTACAGACCCTTTAAATTTTGAAAAAAAATCTATTCCCATTTATAAGGAAATTTCATACTTTGATTTAAATGGAAAAGAGCTTTATAAAATCTCTTCTATAGATAATAATTTAAAAGATATCTCTAATAAAAAAAATACATATATAAACTCTGAAACTTATTTTGATGAAATAAAAGATTTAAAAGAAGGTGAAATTTATGTTTCTGATGTAATTGGAGAGTATGTTAAATCTAAAATAATTGGAACATTTACAAAAGCAAAAACAGATAAAATTAGTATTGACTTTAATCCGCAAGAGCATGGATATGCTGGAAAAGAGAATCCTGTAGGAAAAAGATTTGAAGGGATTGTAAGATTTGTAACTCCTATTTATAAAAACAATCAAAAAATAGCCTATATCTCACTTGCACTTGACCATGAACATATTATGCAATTCACAGAAAAGTTTGACCCAACAACACCTGAAGCAAAACAAAATATATCAGATGCTTCACTTGGGAATTATGCTTTTATGTGGGATTATGAAGGAAAAAGTATTGCTCATCCAAGACACTACTCAATTGTAGGTTATGATAAAAACACAGGTAAAAGAGCTATGCCTTGGTTAAGTAGTGAAGTCGCTCAAGAGTTTTATGCCTCAAATAAAGAGATAAATGATTTTTTAAAAACTTACCCTACTTTTGTTGAACAAAGCAATGATAAAAAACCAAATATGAAACAAGTTTTAGAAGATGGAAATCTTGGATTAGATTGTAGATATCTAAATTTTGCACCACAATGTCAAGGTTGGATGCAACTTACACAAAATGGTGGTTATGGTTCTTTTATTATTCTATGGAGTAATGTATGGAAATTAACAACAGCAGCAGCGATTCCTTATTATACAGGGAAATATGGTGAAACAAAAAGAGGTTTTGGATTTGTTACTATTGGAGCAAATGTTGATGAGTTTCATGCAGCTGCTAATCAAACAAAAACAAATATCACTAAAATATTAGATGAACAAACAAAACAAATGGAAGAGATAGAAAGGGCAAATAAATATGAAGTTGATAAATTTGTTGAATCATTACTTCATGAACTCACCCTTGCTACTATTTTAATGATTATTGCAATAATTGCAATAGCATTATGGATTTCAAGTTATATAACTTCTAAAATAGAAAAGATTCTAATAGGAACTAAAAAATTTGCAAAAAATGATTTTTCATATAGACTACCAATTACATCAAATGATGAAATTGGAAAACTTGAAGAAGCATTTAATTATATGGCTAAAAATATAGAAATACTATTAAATAATCAAAATAAAGCTTTGGAAAAAGCCCAAAGAGCAGACCAAGCAAAATCAAGCTTCTTAGCAAATATGAGTCATGAGATAAGAACTCCATTAAATGCTATTATTGGATTTTCAGAATTACTTAGAAACTCTAAAGATTTAAATACAACAAATAAAAAACAAGCTGATATTATTCAATCAAGTGCAAACTCTTTATTATGTATAATAAATGACGTATTAGATATTTCGAAAATAGAAAGTGGTAAATTTCAAATGAGTTTAGAAAAAACTGATTTATTTATCATTTGTGAAAATGTTGTTGAACTTTTCTCAAAAAAAGCTAGTTCAAAATCTATAAAATTGATATTTGAACTTGACTATAAAATTCCACTATGTGTTCTAACTGATGGTATCAGATTAAGACAGGTTTTATCAAATCTATTAAGTAATGCTATTAAATTCACACATGAATATGGTCAAATAAGTATAAATATAACTTTATTAGAAAAAGTAAATAATAAATCAAAAATCCGATTTGAAGTTATTGATAGTGGTATTGGAATAGAAAAAGATAAACTTGAAACTATTTTTAGTCCTTTTGTACAGGTTGATAATAAATCAAATAGAGAGTATGAGGGAACAGGATTAGGATTAAGTATATGTAATCATATTGTTAAATCTATTGGTTCAAAAATTGAAGTTTCTAGTAGAATTGGCTCTGGAAGTAAATTTTGGTTTGATGTTGAATTTGAAACTTGCGAAGAGAGTGTTGGTAAAAAAAGAGAAAATTACTACAATGGTTTAAATTTTAAAGTAGATGATATGCAAAGTAATACATTTCACTATGCAAAAAGATATTTATCTATTTTTGGCTCAATTAATGAACCTAGAGATTTTGACGTTATAATTCATAGTTTTAAAACTTCTAAAGAGTTAGAAATGGTAAGAGAAGAGTATAAGAATACTCCAATTTTGATACTTTTAGATGATGAAAATTATATGGAATCAATCAATAAAACACCAAATGAAGAAATTGTTGCGCTACCTTTTTATCCATCAAAAATAAATGATTCATTACAAGAACTTTTAATGAAAACAAAAAAAAGTGTTGAAAAAATACAAACAAAACAAATAATAAAAAAACAAGATAGATACAAAGCTAAAATATTAGTAGCAGAAGATAACTTAGCTAATCAAGAGTTATTAAAACATATTCTTGATACTTTAGAAATTGAATGCACTATGACAAACAATGGGCTAGAGGCTTTTGAAGAGTTTAAACAAAACTCTTATCCATTGATTTTAACAGATATAAATATGCCTATTATGGATGGAGTTGAAGCTTTCAAACAAATAAGAGCCTATGAAGAAGAACATCAATTAGGGAAAACTCCAATCATTGCTGTTACAGCAAATGCAATAAAAGGAGATAAAGAGAGATTTTTAGAGCTTGGTATGGATGATTATATTAGTAAACCAATAAATACAACCGATTTAAAAAATATTCTTAATAGATATTTATCAAATACTAAAGAGAATAAAAAAGAAAATGAGCCAAAAGAAAAGAATTTTATAGATTCTAAAAAAGTAGCAGAAAAAATAGGTATTAGCGAAAATATTGCTACATTAATTATCAATAAATTTAAAAAAGATATTCACAAAGATTTAGCTGAATTAAAAGAGTTTATAGAAATT